cgcAGACTGTACACACTTTGTCAGTCTCTCGTTCACAATTTGAGAAACATTTGATAATTCCTCGAATTTCCAGCACAATCCCCATTGTGTGGCCATAATTCACCCTAAagaatccatgccttttgcaccCCTTCTCCCTGAGTACTGCCTGTTCCAAAGCACTTCTCCCTCACACCACTCTCCATCATGTGAtctggtctttctcacaggctacaagtgaagacagacacatcggggtgcgtattgaagatattggaaaaactgtccacatttacttttcgtcagccaacaagatgagtaggcctaacgaacagaaAAAGCACTAGTTTAtatcaatctactatccccatagtacaaaagttgacctattctgtgtgagaaataaatattccaaacatagtctgggacagttgtgggatgtgatAGATACCAAATGAATTAACTGCTAGCATCAAAAAAAGTTTTATGCAATGTGGCTGaagcaacagatcagaacatttaacTTAAAACGTTGATAAACTATttggctatttcttcacattataagcgcacaCAGCAGTAAGCTATAAGTGTGAATGTTCCATTagtgggaaaacaccattattaaaagtgcttttattataaaggtgcatttttttatggttatcttccccaaacttgaaactcgaAACTCACgcgctgcttatgtatgccagttaagCTCTATTTGACCAcgttagttgtgatacaaaccttatcaaaacatataggcctttgggctacatgaggtgtggaCTATGATTCGAAGAGAAAAAAGAGGCATTGTTTCTTGCCTTAAGATGGGCATCAatgtgataatatataattcacaagtgataagctaatattgtcacccatcagactattctttaatcttgtctttacatatactaaataatatatgtgtgaaatccgttttgatttagaatggaccattatcatgcacatgtctcgaaacaggggcaggggaaaaaatacatgtcatctctgcacttaaatagcgaatggaggacactcatcccagccaggtaggctatactcctgttgtaaagatacgcaatgtgcttaatatttgcttaatattaggaaagttgagaaataaatatagtaggccttaGCCTAtggaaagctgatgggatcctcctctttttaatagaggccatcactcttgTTTTCTcgcgcaattgcatagcctatagaaatgttgcgcaacatgagctcatgggctctcaatTAAGTGTTTCATTATATTTTTGatgacatttgcattgatgtcagagtgattagagggacaatagagtgctgagtaccaggcagttagcaagtttggtgggcgactaatgaccatcagcagcgtcagagaagcctaattactgtgactaaacggtcacgtggaatttgactgccttcatgactggtaaccgccggtgtggcggtaataccgtcaccacaacagccctagtaCAGCTTAGCTTGGTTTGGTTTGGGCTTGGCTCAAGAGTATTAGCTTTTGTCATTTGCCTCCATGAAAGGACTCTTTGATTGACAGTCTCTTTTGTTATACTGTAGGTGAACCGGTCTCTGaggtctcccctctcctcccagctcATCTTTATGCCTAGTAGCACGGCAACCACTGCCATGGCAACAGTCACCCAGCAGCCGCAGactcagcagcagcaacaacgGGAAGATACACCTACTTCCTCCAGCAACCAATCAGACAATGACCAGGTATGGATCAACTTTGTATTCGTGACAGAGAACATTGGAGTGAGTCCTGCTTTAGTGATGAAATCTAGAATAGCTCGTTCCCAGTCCTGTTGGTGCTGTCTTGCCTGTTCCTGTGGCCattacagcacaaacagatctgggaccaggcaaaATCTTGAATATTTGTGCAGTCAAACTACAGTATTGGGCTCTGAAATTGGTGAAACTAGATTTTTCTTCTcttacatccctctctctggcctcttCTTTCCATCAATTGTCATACActcatctccctctttctttctgggCCAGGTACAGAACCTGGCTCTGCGATGTGTCAGCAGTCCCAAGGGGGTCGGGGTCAAGACTGAAACCCCAGAGAGGGGTGAACCAGGTGGGGAGTGAAATCGCAGCACACCTAGCCTTACATACTTAGCATACTTCCTTACCTGTTAGTTATTCATTTCCTTCCTCATTCTTTCCCAGCGACCTACTCCCTTGTCCAGTCATCTCACCAGCAGTTCAACCAGTCCACTCCACAGTCTACCACTAAACCAACCCAACAGCAACAGTCCCACATCAAGATCCCCACCTACATCCAGAGCTCCAACGCCAACCTGTCCTCTCTCAACCTCAAGACGGGCAACCACCACTCCAacaccccctcctcaccctctacctctgtcccacTCTCACAGCTCCTCCTCTCCGGACCCAACTTTGGCCGGGGCGGAGCTATCACCACGGTTACCTCCGCCACCACGGCGACGCACATTCTGGTGCCCACCTCCAATGCGCCCGCCCAGCCCCACAGTTACCAGGTGGCTGCTGCCACCATCAAGCCCAATGTTAGTACTCAAACACTGGTGGTTCAGCCTCTGCAGAAAAGCACTGTTAATGACAAGGGAGGCCACGGGAACGGTCCCGTTCCAATCCAGCCCAAAACTCAACAGGGTCTCCGTATGCCCCTGCAACTGCCATCCCGCAACCCGCCTCCCATCCTCCCCGCACCCCCCGCCAACAATCAGACTAGTGCTGCCCAGCCTCCGCCGCACATCCCAGTTCAGATAGTAGGAGCCAGGCAGAGCTCCATAGGCAGCCCCCAGGCTTTGGCCTTGGTCCAGGCCCGGAACACCTGTTCCCAGGATGGAGCTACTCTTCTGAGTAGTTCCAGCAGAGCCAGCATTCTCACCATGgtggcctccatcacttccagagagggaggggtgataAACCGACGGACGGATTTAAAGAGCCTTCAATCAGCCCAGGAAACCCTCCCATTGGCCCACATCTCTCACGTGCATGCGCAAGCCAATCAGAATCAGAGACCTGGGCTGAAGCCAAGTCCAAATTGCACCTTGGCCAGCAGCAACTCCTCTCAGTCCCAGGCAGccatctctcctcccaccctctcccatTCCTCCCATACTTTACCCCTGCCTTTGGTTGAGGCGAGCAGCACCGTAGTGGCAGCCAATGGAGAGTCTGTGTGTTCTCAGCCTCCCCAGGTGAGTTGTTCATTACTAATAGCACTGATAACACTACAATTGACTGATGTTTCTAAACAACGTAGTGGTTGTCGATTCCATTTGTGAATGAATGACATTCCTCCCAGGGTAAGTCGATGAAGAGGAAATCCGAGTCAGTCGCAGCCAATGACGAAGATGGTGCCCCTCCTCCCCACCTTGTTCCAATGAGTGAacactcccctgccctctcctccgCCACGGAAGCAGGTAAGGAATCCACTAATAAATGGGCCCACTTGTCTTCAATACTTTGCCTTTCTCATTCCTCTCATTTCCGACCACTGAAAGGAGGAAAGGATAAGAGTGCAAGGAGACCATTTTCCACCTTGGCCCAGCCACCAAGCTGACACCTGTGCATGATTTCAAAAACCTCACGTTTGCACAGATTTAACCACTGTGGCCAGGCAGACTTGGTTAAAATTGTTCAAAAATAAATGATAAAAtcctttctccccccccccacccttctTTTCTTAAGGCTCTggtccactttctctctccccctctccctctcgttcccctgctctctcgATGTCCCGTATGGGGGGTGGCCAGGGGGAGAGAGCCCCCCCTCAACAGGCTGTGGTCAAACCCCACGTCCTCACCCACCTCATAGAGGGCTTCGTCATCCAGGAGGGAGCTGAACCTTTCCCTGTACATAGAGTATTCACCTTGGGATTTGTAGTTTTTGGAGAAGTTGTAGCTCTCATATACAATACAACATTAATTTGTACCCTTTTCTGATATATACCACCTGATATAAATAATGACATGTACTGTAGATGCAGTGACATGTACTGTATAATAACAACATGCACTGTAGACACTATTCTCATTAATTCCCTGTAATCAGTAATgttgaacaccacacattttGTTCCTGTATTTTGATTGACAGGTGAGTGGGCCAGTCAAGGAGCCAGCTGGAGAAGATTTGGCCATGGACAATCTAGACTCTAGTCAGCCTGAGACTGTGACTACAGCTACAGGTTCGGCTCAGACCACAGTCCCGGGTCACGTTTCCATCGAAGCCTCTGGTTTGACCACAAACTGCAATTGGTATCGTTCTTTAAACcttttcctgttctctcttcccAGTGCTGAAGTGTGAGTACTGCAAAAGCTTCGCCCCAGCCAGACAGTTTAGAGGGACCAAGCGCTTCTGCTCCTTGACCTGTTCCAAGAGGTACAAATTCCCTGCTGTATGTCTACTATATGTCATTATAAGTCTACTATATGtcagtatacactgagtatacaaaacattaggaacaccttcctagtattgagttgctcccccttttgccctccgaacagcctcaattcgccgGGGcgtggactccacaaggtgtcgaagGTTTTCCActgggatgctgacccatgttgactctaatgcgtcccacagttgtgtcaagttggctggatgtcttttgggtggaggaccattcttgatacacactggaaactgttgagcgtgaaaaacccggcagcattgcagttcaaaccggtgcgcctggcacctactaccatactctgttcaaaggcacttaaatattttgtcttgcccattcaccctctgaatggcacacgtacacaatccacgtctcaattgtctAAAGGGTTAAAAATCCTtgaccctgtctcctcccctttatctgcACTGTTTGGGGAGAATTTACGTGACATCAGTCCCcccagggatcatagctttcacctgcatTCACCtcgtcagtctatgtcatggaaagagcaggtgtctttaatgttttgtacactcagtgtatgccTACTATATTCCTCCGTGTTGCTCCAGGTATAATGTGAGCTGCAGCCAGCATTTCCGCCTGCGACAGGGGGGTCACCTCTCCCACTCTGACGAGGACGGGGTCCTGAGGAGGAGGGTCCCCCACCGGACCAGCTCCGAGATCGCCAGTGCCAAAATAGCAGGGAGACCCTTACCAGTTAAGGTAATGGTCAGTTGATCATTGATAGTTGTACACTTgtttattttttcatttcacctttatttaaccaggtaggcaagttgagaacaagttctcatttacaattgcgacctggcatgAGCTGGCATGGATGACTGAAGAGACCTGTATCGCTGTCTGTCCAAACTAGAAAAGGTGGAAAGTAGGGTGGTTTCTAGATGGGTTTAAATCACTAACCCTAATTTAAACGTTTACCTTTCTGTCCTCAAATAGCCTCAAAATCGGCTTGTCAAACGGTAATGCCATATTTGTCGTGTTCAAGCGTGGCCATGTTGTGACTACCCTGTTGCACACGCACCTCTCACAAAGTCCTGGTTCACTGTCTACAGTGCCGCTCCGAGTCCAGCCGATCGGAGGACGTCTCCAGCTGCGGGGAGGACGAGGACGATCCCATGTCCCTCTCCCCGGCCTCCTCTTCTTCCTGCCACCAGCCTCCGCCCACACTCCGATTGGAGGGCTCGGAGGCGCCCCACTTCTTGCCCGGCAGCCCCGCCCAGTGGAGTGTGGAGGAAGTGTCTCAGTTCATATCATCTCTGCAAGGTTGGTACCACAGAGATGAGCTCTATGTTGTACTTCACTTACTATAGACATCATTGGTTGATTACCGTCAGCTTAGAAGGACATGCGTTGTCATGCAACAACACCCAAATGCTACTCTGTGTTTCTGTTGCTTTTGAAATCTCGAATTACAGTTATCTTGCATGCTTTTTTAAATCCctctattattctatgatgtTGAGGTAGAAGGCCATTGCTATTAGATTTTCACCATTGTAAATGCTGTTCATGTTATTGTCTTGCTTAccgtctccccttccctctctctctttcccgccCTCTCTTACTCCcaacctccctctttctctccctccctctctcctctcctccttttctcacCCAGGCTGTGAGGAGCTGGCGGACCATTTCCTGTCGCAGGAGATTGACGGACAGGCCCTGCTGCTACTCCGAGAGGAGCATCTCATGTCCACCATGAACATCAAGCTCGGTCCCGCCCTCAAGATCTGTGCCCATATCAACAAcctgagagactgaggaggaagaATGAacggaggaaaggagaggtactTCCAAGAGAGAAAGGAGCTGACAATATGGCTGTTGAAATACTTTTGAACCGTATTAAGTGGGGTCCTTGTTGGTTTTACTATGTTTTGTCAAAACAAACAGAATGAAAGGCGGAGAAAATGAGCCTTCTATCCACAAAATGTGGACCTTAAATGTGGAGTAttatgtgagtgagtgagcaaACCCTTTATGTGTGTAATATTTGCCTATATATTTAAATATACCTTTGTTGGCTGGACTGCCTTTGTTTACGCTGTAGAAAATCATTGTGGAAATTGTGGCCTTTAAGTAGTTTCAATGATCGAAAAAATAGTACTAGAACGGAGTCGtccgtaaaaaaaaaaacgtgtttCATATCATTCCTTATTTTTACGAGTTGTTATGAATGGTAAGGTCATGTAAAGCAATGGACACATTGCCTTTGCCAACCATTACTGGGGAGTAGCAAATATATTGGCCTAAGAAACTTGACAAATAGAGGGAGACGTGTTCTGTCCGCTGAAATGAGCAAGTAACTTACAATTGGTGCACAGGATTTATATTAAAAACGTCCTTTTTAAAATGTCTGTGAAGTGGCAACAATAATCTATGCGGATCTGAAGTACAGGGATACCCGATTCAAGTGATACCATCCCATAGGCTACTTCAGTTTTCTCAACATGTTTTAGATTATATGCCCTCCTGCTTATTTTAAATGTTAGTTTTTTAAAACCTaaacgggatcggtgtcccttaaCCGGGATTTTTGTTGCTCAATATGCGATAATGTGACTAGAAAACATTGTATAGAACAGCAAACTTtccgggacatagacatgtcttatatgggcaaaAAGCTTAAgatcttgttaatctaactgcagtgtccaatttaCTGTAGCTATTaaaggaagaaaaaaaataccatgctattgtttgaggatagtgcacaaccacaaaacacttttatcacgacaactggtttgatacattcacctctgaaggtaaataatgtacgtatattcagtaatcttgctctgatttgtcatcctgagggtcccagagataaaatataaaatttatattcaaatgtagtaACTGGTTTCTACAGTTTGACCCCACTGCTGTCTCTAGCACCACACCCACCCCgcccggccatctagatgtgtgaaggttAAGGTCGTGATCCGTGATCCATcgtgtatgacattcctgggagtgtgtaaacttaaatgttttattaccatagcatttttgtatgtcctctatagttatgtacttgaacaTATATAaattgaccaattcggcacatttAGGAAAACTCCTGGCAGACTTGATGCAAAATATTGTGTAGCCAGGTAATTCCTGACTGGaccagtctgaaactttgcataCACACTGTTGTCATCTTGTGGACAAAATCTAAATTACACCTAGGATCCAATCTTAATGTATGGCCTCTTGCATTTCAGAGATGAAGGGGGGAACAATGAAAACACATGTTTTTtggtttgtattatcttttaccagatgtaatgtgttatattctcctacattaattacacatttccacaaacttcagtgtttcctttcaaatggtatcaagaatatgcatattcttacttcaggtcctgagctacaggcagttagatttgggtatgtcagtTTAggtgaattttttttatttttaaatccaaTCCTTAATCTTAAGTAAGGTCTTTGCAGTTTTACACACAGGAAGAGCTATTTACAGTAGGGATAGAAAATGTCACCACGGTCGTGCTCATTAGGCATCAAACGGAAGGAAActgactgaaacagagagggactacctggacttaTCCAATAAGAATCAGTCATTTTCATGCtgcgtgccctaatgaacatgaccctgggtTGTGGTCTTCCTCATAGCTTTCCTCATAACTTGAACCTATCCAAGGCTCTTGTGACAGTAGCAATGACTGTGGCTATTATGAATAATCAATAATCTTATGATTAGGTGCTCTGCTAATTGTGTGTTTTAAATTTAAAGCTTGGCGAAGGCTAGGTCAATATCatgcaaaaataataataaaccaACTACTAGGACAACACGCAGAAGTGGTAGTGCTTTTATTTTGCAACTGAAGTGATGAGTGTTGTGTAGACTGAACTTATGTGTAATATGTGACTTTAAGGCACGTTTGTTAGGCAGGGATCCCGGCTCAACTAAGAACATAAAGAAAGGATCACTTTGCTTTGTGGTACGACAGATACCTCAAAGGGACAATCAAGTGATATACGAGGGGGGGGATACCAAAAGATTGAGTGTATTTTCCCTTTAATTTACCTTCCCTGCTGGGCTAGATTTTATGATGATGAGAAACTCAGCCATTTCTGACTAAATTGCAGACTGATGGTTGTTTAAAGGGTTAAAGTGTGAGTGGCCACAGTTTACATGTAGAATTATATATCTGCTAGTGTGGGAGAGAGACCCAAGTGGGGCCTTGGAAGACACTGGCATTGTAGCCTGCAGGGAAGGTTCATTTGGTTTTCCGTTGGAGCCACATAGATATTCAGTATATAGACAGTggataaatatataaatatatatatatatatatatatatatatatacatacatacactgattttaccaaacattaggaacaccttcctaatattgagttgcacccacaCCTTTTTCCCTCAgcacagcctcaattcgtcgggtcATGAACTCTACAAAGTGCCAAAAGCGTTCCACAAGGATGTTGAccccaatacttcccacagttgtcaagttggctggatgtcctttgggtggttgaccattcttgatacacacggtgGAAACTGTTGAGCAAGAAATACCCAGCAGCATTGTCgttcttttatttttttgtaatcTTTTAAAAAAACGTTtaccctttttcgtggtatccagtcttgtctcatcacggCAACTCGgtagaggcgaaggtcgagagccgtgcgtcccccaaaacacaacccaaccaagctgcactgcttcttgacacaatgcccgcttaaccaggaagccagccgcaccaacgtgtcagaggaaacaccatgcacctggcatctgtgtcagcatgcactgcacccggcccaccacaggagtcgctagggacaaggacatccctgccggccaaaccctcccctaacccggatggctctgggccaattgtacaccgccccatgggtctcccggtcgcggccggctacgacagagcctggacttgaaccaggatcTCAAGTggcactgcagtgccttagaccactgcaccactcgggaggcccagcaTTGCCagtcttgacacaaaccagtgcacccAGCACCTACTAcgataccccattcaaaggcacttacattttgcgtcttgcctattcaccctctgaatgacactcatacacaatccatatctaaattgtctcaaggcttaaaaatccttctttaacctgtctccccttcatctacactgattgaagtggatttaacaattgaCATCAAAGAGGATCATAGCGTTCACctaggtcagtcagtctgtcatggaaaaagcagatTGCtttgtatatacatacatacatactgaacaaaaatataaatttgtttacatccttgttagtgagcatttctcattttccaagataatccatccacgtgTCAGATGTGGCTGATTAAACattatgatcattacacaggtgcaccttgtgctggggacaataaaatgccactctaaaatgtgcagtttttgtcacaacacagatgtctcaagttctaAGGGcaggtgcaattggcatgctgactgcaggaatgtccaccagtgcTGTTGTCAgatcatttaatgttaatttctctaccataaaccacctccaatatagttttagagaatttggcagtaagtccaaACGGGCTCACAACTGCAGGCCACATGTacccacgccaacccaggacctccacatctggcctgttcacctgtgggatcatctgagaccagccacccagacagctgatgaaactgaggattatttctgtctgtaataaagcccttctatggggaaaaactcattatgattggctgggcctggctccctagtgggtggTCCTATGCCcatccatggctgtgcccctTGCCAAgtgatgtgaaatccatagattagggcctaattaattcatttcaatagactgatttccttatatgaactgtaactcagtaaaatggtTAATTGtagcatgttgcgtttatatttttgttcagtatagttatgTCCTGATACCTGAGTGTTTCTTCAGTCTCTCACATTGTATTGAGGATAGTAATGGCACCTAAAGAAAAACAAGATTTGGTGTTTTGACATTTGAAACGCTCTTCCAGCAGTCTTCACGGTAATGTGAAAAAGCGACACTGAATTTATGACCTAGATTTAAACAAGAAGCACAGGAGCCAATCAGAGAACAGTGTAATTGTAGGCCTCTCCATATCCCGCCTCGTGCAGGTACTTCTCAATGTCCAGTGGCCCAGGCACGCGAAGAACTGGCCTATCGTTGGCACTCTTCTCTCCTGATTGGAGCTTCTGGATCACCTCAGCCAATGCAGGGCGCTCGTGTGGAGCGAACTGGCCACAGGACTTGATTATGGAATACCTGAAAAAGGTACAGTAGCTTTTGGAACCAATTTTAACTGGTTTTGTGGGGATCATTGTGGCCACTTCTATCACTGTCTAAGAACTAGTACTGTTATATGTTTTCTGTGGTATACTAGGTCATTATTAACGGATTATGACTTAATGTGGTCGCTTACAGTGAGTTAGAACAATTAGCGGGTCTCTTCTGAGTCTTTCCTCTCTGGAGGTATTGGAGAAGATCATTGGCCATGACTTTAGGGAATGGTGGGTCACCTAGAAAGTGGAGGATTCAATGAGTTTATTAGGGGTGCGTGTACATGATAAACATTATATCCCTGGGATAACATTTGTGATGGTTGTAACAGTTTAACAGGCCGGTAATGATAGATTTATTTATTTAGAAAAGCATTTACCGAGTGTCACCATTTCATGGAGCAGGATACCAAAAGACCAGCTGTAAAAAAAAGGATGGTTGGAGAGATCACTGTCAACGTTAAAAGTCTCATGACTTTTTCATATTATATGTCCAATCAGATTGGCGACCTACACGTCACTGCTTTGACTGACATGTCTCCTTGCCAATACTTCTGGAGCGTGCCACTTCCTCGTCTCGGTGTTCTCCAGCTCTCCTGGAGTTCCTGCTTGTGTTTTCCTGCGGTATGCTGGACCCAATCCCCACAGTTTAGCTGTCAGGTCTCTGCCAACCAACACGCTCCGAGCTCCAACGTTGCCATGGATACAGCTCTGACCATGCAGGTATTCCTGAATGCACAGATAAGGAGGATGCTGTTTTACAATGGCTATGGGACATTCAAGCATGTAAAATCCATTCATACAGACAAATCAAGTAGGTCAAGGCCAGGAGTTTTCCCTAAACACACGACTTGATGAGGTAAAACTATTGGCTCTAAATTATATGCATGCATTAACCCTTTTAattcagcagttgtcacaaagtgcttacaCAGTTCTGAATAAGAAGGATGGAATGGTTAGATCGACATCTTCATAGCATATGCACTCAACTTGAACTATCATTTTCAATTGTAGACATACGGACAGAGatggatggaaaggagagagagaccaaccagaGCAGAAGCCACTTGTCCTCCCATGGTGAAGATGCGCTTCTCTGTGATGTCGCATGGGGACTCCCCGCCTGTGTCCTGCCAAGAAACAGCACTGTGAGTCTCCATTCTCACTATCACTAATGGTCATGTCCATATTCACTGTAGTCTAAATGATTACAGAGTGTTTGCGCAGCCTCTTGAGATCCACGTACAACTCGAATGTTCAGGCGACAATTCACGATTTACCTAAAGGTTGTGCACGGCAGATCTCTGGCTAAGAGCCGTCCCTATAACACATCAGCATCATGGTCAGTATACTCCAGTCTAGAGCAAAACGTTTTGGTGAAACAATCTTTCTTCGGGACAAGTTCAAGTAGGCTACCTCTTCGTTTCACTCTTTTTAAAACGGTGTTCTCCCTATTGAACATCCCCAGCTATTTGGCAATGTAGGAGTACCCATAGAGTTATATAGAGGATTCATCATAGATATAAGCCAttttagcatggacattgccattgagggcttccgcTGTGCTTCacccattttaaagtagtcaactgggtggggatttCTATGGGCGGTagcctcaatggtgctgcccatgcgCTCATAGATATAAAGTTgggtcctctatccatctctatgggAGTACCATACCTGTCGACACCTCCATAGGAACCCCAGCAGGTCCCTGTGCTCCAGTTCCTCCATCACGGTGATGAGGGGGGTACGTAGGGAGAGCACGCCTATTAGACCAGGCAGAAAGGGGTGGGGCCCCAGCTCAGACAGAAAGGAGGCAAAGCCCAGGAAGGACTGGCGCTCGCTGGCATCAGCTGTCTCTGGGGGAGAACAGGTGCATGTTGAGATTTACTACATTGCAGTTGGACTGCGTAGAATCACTGATCTACAAATGATCTAACATCCCTCATAACTACTCAATGTGTTATCAAGACTAGTGGTTCTGTGCCTCGCTTTGCTCAAACAGATCCCCTCAAACACACTTTTTTCTCCTTCTATATCTGTCAGTAGGCTACTGAAGGGAAATGTAGTCATTTTTGTTATGGGTTGGCCTAGGTCTGTTGATTTGAATATCGATCAGATGTCATCGTGACACCAAGACCAGGTAACATCCCCAACATTTCAGGTTTTATACTCATAAGCCTGAAGGTCTTACAATACACTGACTGTCAGTCTCTGGATTGGAGCATCTATTTTATAACTCCAATGTATATCAAAGAATGTTACCTTTAAGTTTCCGTAGAATCACATCTCTGTTGTCCATCCTTGCCCGGCAGAGGGTGACAGAGTCATTCGGTTTGACAAAGGACAGGGGCAGCGGAGTGACGAGGTTGAAAGAGCCATGCTGCCTCTCTCTGGGCG
This window of the Oncorhynchus keta strain PuntledgeMale-10-30-2019 chromosome 20, Oket_V2, whole genome shotgun sequence genome carries:
- the LOC118399271 gene encoding polyhomeotic-like protein 1 isoform X3; translated protein: MMETDGDQNQGSTNGTTPSGVNSRPSPMNSMSLYERQAVQALQALQRQPNAAQYFQQLMLQQQINSAQLQNLAAVQQVNVTTSGGGAITSTRAIGPGSSATSTISQSVLLGGNAAGQGQMYLRVNRSLRSPLSSQLIFMPSSTATTAMATVTQQPQTQQQQQREDTPTSSSNQSDNDQVQNLALRCVSSPKGVGVKTETPERGEPATYSLVQSSHQQFNQSTPQSTTKPTQQQQSHIKIPTYIQSSNANLSSLNLKTGNHHSNTPSSPSTSVPLSQLLLSGPNFGRGGAITTVTSATTATHILVPTSNAPAQPHSYQVAAATIKPNVSTQTLVVQPLQKSTVNDKGGHGNGPVPIQPKTQQGLRMPLQLPSRNPPPILPAPPANNQTSAAQPPPHIPVQIVGARQSSIGSPQALALVQARNTCSQDGATLLSSSSRASILTMVASITSREGGVINRRTDLKSLQSAQETLPLAHISHVHAQANQNQRPGLKPSPNCTLASSNSSQSQAAISPPTLSHSSHTLPLPLVEASSTVVAANGESVCSQPPQGKSMKRKSESVAANDEDGAPPPHLVPMSEHSPALSSATEAGSGPLSLSPSPSRSPALSMSRMGGGQGERAPPQQAVVKPHVLTHLIEGFVIQEGAEPFPVSGPVKEPAGEDLAMDNLDSSQPETVTTATVLKCEYCKSFAPARQFRGTKRFCSLTCSKRYNVSCSQHFRLRQGGHLSHSDEDGVLRRRVPHRTSSEIASAKIAGRPLPVKCRSESSRSEDVSSCGEDEDDPMSLSPASSSSCHQPPPTLRLEGSEAPHFLPGSPAQWSVEEVSQFISSLQGCEELADHFLSQEIDGQALLLLREEHLMSTMNIKLGPALKICAHINNLRD
- the LOC118399271 gene encoding polyhomeotic-like protein 1 isoform X2 — encoded protein: METDGDQNQGSTNGTTPSGVNSRPSPMNSMSLYERQAVQALQALQRQPNAAQYFQQLMLQQQINSAQLQNLAAVQQATLAASRQSSPPANSTSQTTSTTVTSVNVTTSGGGAITSTRAIGPGSSATSTISQSVLLGGNAAGQGQMYLRVNRSLRSPLSSQLIFMPSSTATTAMATVTQQPQTQQQQQREDTPTSSSNQSDNDQVQNLALRCVSSPKGVGVKTETPERGEPATYSLVQSSHQQFNQSTPQSTTKPTQQQQSHIKIPTYIQSSNANLSSLNLKTGNHHSNTPSSPSTSVPLSQLLLSGPNFGRGGAITTVTSATTATHILVPTSNAPAQPHSYQVAAATIKPNVSTQTLVVQPLQKSTVNDKGGHGNGPVPIQPKTQQGLRMPLQLPSRNPPPILPAPPANNQTSAAQPPPHIPVQIVGARQSSIGSPQALALVQARNTCSQDGATLLSSSSRASILTMVASITSREGGVINRRTDLKSLQSAQETLPLAHISHVHAQANQNQRPGLKPSPNCTLASSNSSQSQAAISPPTLSHSSHTLPLPLVEASSTVVAANGESVCSQPPQGKSMKRKSESVAANDEDGAPPPHLVPMSEHSPALSSATEAGSGPLSLSPSPSRSPALSMSRMGGGQGERAPPQQAVVKPHVLTHLIEGFVIQEGAEPFPVSGPVKEPAGEDLAMDNLDSSQPETVTTATVLKCEYCKSFAPARQFRGTKRFCSLTCSKRYNVSCSQHFRLRQGGHLSHSDEDGVLRRRVPHRTSSEIASAKIAGRPLPVKCRSESSRSEDVSSCGEDEDDPMSLSPASSSSCHQPPPTLRLEGSEAPHFLPGSPAQWSVEEVSQFISSLQGCEELADHFLSQEIDGQALLLLREEHLMSTMNIKLGPALKICAHINNLRD